One Polyangiaceae bacterium DNA window includes the following coding sequences:
- a CDS encoding AAA family ATPase has protein sequence MIRQIPIGIDDFRVLREKNFEYVDKTCFITEFIDRESIKVILVPRPRRFGKSMNLTMLKWFFEKTDENLWHLFEGLHVEKAGEKYRKHFQKYPVIHVSFKETKAESVDGFRESTRRAIRRMYEVHRGALDGKLEGADLKDFQAILNDEATETVYRWSLQNLTRYLHQVHGTRPIVLIDEYDAGIHAGYLHGFYDDVVHFFASLFLAGLKDNPHLERAVMTGILRVSRESIFSELNNIGVYSLLRGEFNTCFGFTDEEVEALLERVELPEMMEPLRNFYNGYEFGGVDIYNPWSILSFLSNVNKQLIPYWVNTSSNLLIKELLQHHAFTVQEEIETLLAGGGIEKELDENVVFPDLKKDPSALWNLLVFSGYLKAQAGAPVFGEAPPPYRLSIPNKEIDKVYRTTFKAWMDEALTSQGGTLRALLDALLKGDVREFEYQLQKFATSLPSYHDVRGTSPETFYHGMMIGLLAGLEPDYEVRSNRESGEGRPDVLIKPRYAGKPGAVLELKSARKGETTIEKAMAEGLRQLGENDYAADLRAAGVEKIQQMVVAFDGKRVMVLPKGAKPPKKKSAVKKVGESIGKAAKKVVAKAKKATLKKR, from the coding sequence ATGATCCGACAAATCCCCATCGGCATCGACGACTTCCGAGTTCTCCGCGAAAAAAACTTCGAGTATGTCGACAAGACATGCTTCATCACGGAGTTCATCGATCGCGAGAGCATCAAAGTCATTCTCGTGCCGCGTCCCCGTCGGTTTGGCAAATCGATGAACCTGACGATGCTGAAATGGTTTTTCGAGAAGACCGACGAGAATTTGTGGCATCTTTTCGAGGGGCTACATGTCGAAAAGGCGGGGGAAAAGTACCGGAAGCACTTTCAAAAATATCCGGTCATTCACGTCAGCTTCAAGGAAACGAAGGCGGAGAGCGTCGACGGTTTCCGCGAATCTACGCGCCGAGCGATTCGGCGGATGTACGAAGTGCACCGCGGCGCGCTCGATGGAAAGCTCGAAGGAGCCGACTTGAAGGACTTTCAGGCAATTCTGAACGACGAAGCCACCGAGACGGTTTACCGCTGGTCGCTACAGAACCTGACAAGATACCTGCATCAAGTTCACGGCACGCGCCCCATCGTGCTCATCGACGAATACGACGCGGGGATTCATGCGGGTTATTTGCACGGGTTTTACGACGACGTCGTGCACTTTTTCGCGTCGCTTTTCTTGGCGGGGCTCAAGGACAACCCGCACCTGGAGCGCGCGGTGATGACGGGCATTTTGCGCGTATCGCGGGAGAGCATCTTTTCCGAGCTGAACAACATCGGCGTGTATTCGCTGCTGCGAGGCGAATTCAATACTTGTTTCGGGTTCACCGACGAGGAAGTCGAAGCGTTGCTCGAGCGAGTCGAATTGCCGGAGATGATGGAGCCGCTGCGCAACTTTTACAACGGTTACGAGTTTGGCGGCGTGGACATCTACAATCCGTGGTCCATCTTGAGCTTTCTTTCGAACGTGAACAAGCAGCTCATTCCGTATTGGGTCAACACCAGCTCGAACTTGCTCATCAAGGAATTGCTGCAGCATCATGCGTTCACGGTGCAGGAGGAAATCGAGACGTTGCTCGCCGGGGGAGGGATCGAAAAGGAGCTCGACGAAAATGTGGTGTTTCCCGACTTGAAGAAAGATCCGAGCGCGCTTTGGAACTTGCTGGTGTTTTCGGGATATCTCAAAGCGCAAGCGGGGGCGCCGGTGTTCGGAGAAGCGCCGCCGCCGTATCGGTTGTCGATTCCCAATAAGGAAATCGACAAAGTTTATCGAACGACGTTCAAGGCATGGATGGACGAAGCCTTGACATCTCAGGGCGGAACGCTTCGTGCTTTGCTGGATGCGCTTTTGAAGGGGGATGTTCGTGAATTCGAGTACCAGCTTCAGAAGTTCGCGACGAGTTTGCCGTCGTATCACGACGTGCGAGGGACGAGCCCGGAAACATTTTATCACGGAATGATGATCGGCCTCTTGGCGGGGCTCGAACCCGATTACGAAGTGCGTTCGAATCGAGAATCGGGGGAAGGGCGCCCGGACGTGCTGATCAAGCCGCGGTATGCAGGGAAGCCGGGGGCGGTGCTGGAACTGAAATCGGCGCGCAAGGGCGAAACGACGATTGAAAAGGCAATGGCCGAGGGATTGCGTCAGCTTGGCGAAAACGACTACGCGGCAGACTTGCGAGCGGCAGGTG
- a CDS encoding FAD-dependent monooxygenase, which produces MTTMNRTCDVLIIGAGPAGMSSALSLARHGISSIVLERRDGLQVHPKAHELSARSIEILHALGFSYEELAAEASPHDDASRILFCGTIGEEFGNIDLTVGDGSRKYKEHLAAPTPYLNVSQVELEKVMLAHVRACERTELLYRQQWESFEQNGETMTSVVTDLESGVTWTISSRYVICADGAGSRSRKALGVEMMGPEKIRDFMSAYFRADLSSVVRTRGKLYFIFSPKAPGSAFIAHHIEKRWVFHLPVMTPHEKMEDFTAEVMAERIKAALGRDDIPIEVESTSAWRMTAQIANRFRVGRAFLVGDAAHRFPPTGGLGMNSGIGDADNLCWKLALVLQGKAPESLLDTYEMERRPVIQTNCDESKYNFDRMGEIVEAFGVSIDDVERAHERMTTGPMAALPGPIRQWGQRQMQRYGESILARYERDPEVRQRVLSAIAAQRSHFDRIGLDLGYSYEEGAILSDGTPAPKLDDPVTTYVPSTRPGARFPHFWLDGNKRSISSHALLHGQRSTLICGAGVETTAAERDSMGAVAAELGVELVSLTTTTIPLAYRGAVHMRCQIEADGALLIRPDGHVAWRQQKGVVLSEELIRSIIHEVYGRFAA; this is translated from the coding sequence ATGACCACTATGAACCGCACATGCGACGTACTCATCATCGGCGCAGGTCCCGCCGGTATGAGCAGCGCCTTGTCCCTTGCTCGACACGGCATTTCCAGCATCGTCCTGGAACGCCGCGACGGATTGCAGGTGCATCCGAAAGCTCATGAATTGAGCGCTCGGTCCATTGAAATTCTGCATGCCCTGGGTTTTTCCTACGAAGAGCTCGCCGCGGAAGCTTCACCCCACGACGATGCCTCACGAATCCTCTTTTGCGGGACCATCGGCGAAGAATTCGGGAATATCGATCTGACGGTGGGTGATGGGAGCCGCAAATACAAGGAACACCTTGCCGCGCCGACGCCCTACCTCAACGTGTCGCAGGTCGAGCTCGAGAAAGTCATGCTCGCGCACGTACGAGCGTGTGAACGCACGGAGCTCTTGTATCGGCAGCAATGGGAATCGTTCGAGCAAAATGGCGAGACGATGACGAGCGTCGTCACGGACCTCGAAAGCGGAGTAACGTGGACGATTTCGAGCCGTTATGTCATTTGCGCCGACGGCGCCGGAAGTCGCAGTCGCAAAGCGCTTGGCGTCGAAATGATGGGCCCCGAAAAAATCCGCGATTTCATGAGCGCTTATTTTCGAGCCGATTTGAGCAGCGTGGTCCGAACGCGAGGAAAGCTGTACTTCATCTTCTCACCCAAGGCGCCGGGGAGCGCGTTCATTGCTCACCATATCGAAAAACGCTGGGTTTTCCATTTGCCAGTGATGACGCCGCACGAGAAAATGGAAGATTTCACGGCGGAAGTCATGGCAGAGCGAATCAAAGCAGCGCTCGGGCGGGACGACATTCCCATCGAGGTCGAATCCACCAGCGCTTGGCGCATGACGGCGCAAATTGCGAATCGTTTCCGCGTGGGTCGAGCATTTCTCGTGGGCGATGCGGCGCATCGATTTCCACCCACGGGGGGCCTCGGCATGAACTCGGGAATCGGAGATGCCGACAATTTGTGCTGGAAGCTGGCACTGGTACTGCAAGGCAAAGCGCCCGAAAGCTTGCTGGATACGTACGAAATGGAACGCCGACCGGTCATCCAGACGAATTGTGACGAAAGCAAATACAATTTCGATCGCATGGGGGAGATCGTCGAAGCGTTTGGAGTTTCGATTGACGACGTGGAACGAGCGCACGAGCGAATGACCACGGGGCCCATGGCGGCATTGCCGGGGCCGATTCGGCAATGGGGGCAGCGACAGATGCAACGTTATGGCGAAAGCATTTTGGCGCGTTACGAACGTGATCCGGAGGTTCGTCAGCGCGTCTTGTCTGCCATTGCGGCCCAGCGATCCCATTTCGATCGCATTGGGCTCGATCTGGGATATTCCTACGAGGAGGGCGCCATTCTTTCGGACGGTACGCCAGCGCCGAAACTCGACGATCCGGTGACCACGTACGTCCCATCGACGCGTCCTGGAGCGCGGTTTCCGCATTTCTGGCTCGACGGAAACAAGCGCAGCATATCCAGTCACGCGCTGCTTCATGGCCAGCGCTCGACGTTGATTTGCGGAGCGGGCGTGGAGACGACAGCAGCGGAGCGTGATTCGATGGGCGCTGTGGCAGCAGAATTGGGCGTCGAACTGGTTTCGCTGACGACGACGACGATTCCACTTGCGTATCGCGGTGCGGTGCACATGCGGTGTCAAATCGAGGCAGACGGCGCGCTTTTGATTCGGCCGGACGGTCACGTGGCCTGGCGGCAGCAAAAAGGTGTGGTGCTCTCTGAAGAGCTGATTCGGTCGATTATCCACGAAGTGTACGGGCGTTTCGCAGCTTGA